CGATTCTTTCAGAACCATTACACTTTGGGGTGGGGGTGTTAGAGTAGATGGCATGCCTGGAAAATATCTCATGGATCCACCCTGTAAGGCAACTCGTGATCCATGAGATATCCTGGTGTCTGGAAAATATCTCATGGATCCACCCCGTAAGGCAACTCGTGATCCATGAGATATCCTAGTGTCCTTAGATAATATTGCTCTAATTGTACATAGTTATAATTAGCCTCACAATATTCAGCTACCATGTATATCCTGTAACAGCCCTCCAAATCAGTGGCTGATTGTTCTCCTCTCAAGTTATTAATAGAAACCGTGCACCTCCATGAGATGCATCGGATTACATCTCAATATATCTTAGCCTTCTTTGTCATTTTCTGTACACCTGTAATCTCCAGAATCATCCAACGGTCCGATAATATCCACAGTTTCTATAAAAATACCATGGCCCCACTTTCTTATCAACTGACAACAAATGGGTGACGTCCAATTCCCAACCTCATATTTCCTCATTAATAAAACTGGTTAAATATTCAATAGGCATAGTTGTTGGCCAGGTTAAGTAGGATATTCAGATAAGACGTTAGAGGATGAGGCTGCCAGGACACCATGATCtgtatgtatcatccacaccatccattcatttttttttccagagcATGTTAGGTCATGGGCTAAAAAAATGAGGGCCCTAGTAACTTTTTTATAGTGGGCGTTTAATCACCGCCATTTTACTTAGGTACACTTGGAATTTGTGCCTGCCTCATTTATaagctcatgcctaaaatgattgaaaaaatatatggagcggatataacacatacatcatccagAAGCCCTAACATGCATGATTTGATTGGTCCAATCCCGTGTGAGCCAAATATGTACGAGACCAAAAGACCAAATTACTTTGCTTTTCTAACAGCAGCCCAATCAAATTCCACCACATGTGCCATAGCCTGTCAGTCGTCTCAGTGCATAGGAGTTTCACAGACAAGAAGTGAATAACTAGCCATCAACAGCATAACCATGACCCACACTGGCTATGGATTGCAAGTCTCCGCAACCTCTGGCCACATCCAAACAGGCAGAAAAAGGTCTTGAGTCTAGCTACTTGTACCACATGTCACAGTCCACTCACCCACCTGGGGATAACTTGGGAACCCATAAAAGAGCCATGCCGCATCCAATCCTTCCCATGAGTTTCTCCCAACACCTAGTCTAACCATCAGACCcatagcaaaatacaagtgtggtccactaagtAAGTGAACCTGGCTGATTCTTGCACAAGTCGGTCCACACAACTGGGCTAACCTATTGGACGGATTGCGTGTCACACGCACGTAAAAGCTTGGCAGTTATTTTTAGTCTAACCTGTTGGACTTGAGAGCTTTCTCCACCCTACATAAACGGTAAAAGCGCTGCACAAAAAGACAAATGTTCCAACTCCAATTAGATAACCACTGCAGAGAGATTCACGCAAACAGAGGACTcaactcaaatttgaactttttcttctctttttccagaCTCCAACAAAAATTAACTTCTCCATTTGCCGCAACTAACACGACATCATCACAAtaacaaaattaaaaagaaaaacaaaacaagagACACAATATGAAGATGGTATTGCAGATTGCAGACCggttagagagagagagcagcagcagcagcagcaggctcTTATTATGGGGGCTGGAATTCTTGTGAATTAGAGCATATTTAAGCAGTGGCCTTGTCCCACTTCAATGGCTTTACAACCTCCCAGGTGAAATCTGCATCGTCCCTTCCAAAGTGGCCATAGGCAGCCGTCTTCTGAAACCTCCCATTGCTACCCCTCTTCAGATCCAGGTTGATGGCGATCATGCCAGGCCTGAAATCGAAGTTctccttcacaatcttcaaaatcTCCTTGTCTGGGATCTTGCCAGTGCCGTAGCTGTCCACGAACACTGACAATGGCTCCGGAACTCCGATGGCATAGGACACCTGCACAATGCACCTGCGGGCAAGCCCACTGGCTACAATGCTCTTGGCCGCCTGCCTTACAATGTAGGCACCGCTCCTGTCCACCTTGGTGGGGTCCTTGCCTGAGAAGGCACCACCTCCGTGTGCGCCCCACCCACCATAAGTGTCAATGATGATCTTGCGGCCAGTGAGGCCAGCATCGCCGTGTGGGCCACCAATGACAAACCGGCCTGAggggttgagatggaagatggtCTTCTCATCAAGGTACTTCTCCGGGACGACGGGCTTGATGACATGCTCCTTGAGGTCAGCGGCAATCTCGTCGTTGGTGACAGTCTCGTCGTGCTGGGTGGAGATGAGGATGGTGTGGACACGGATGGGGATCATGGCACCATTTTCGTTGTGGTACTCGACAGTGACTTGGGTCTTCCCATCGGGCCGCAGCCATGCGCAGGTGCCGTTCTTGCGGACTTCAGTGAGACGGGCGCCGAGCTTGGTGGCAAGGACGTGGCTGAGAGGCATCAGCTCAGGGGTCTCATCGGTGGCATAGCCGAACATGTGGCCCTGATCACCAGCACCAATCTCCTCAGGGCGCTTGGTGAGATGACCATGGACACCCTGGGCAATGTCAGGGCTCTGCTGCTCAATGTTGACAAGGACCTTGCAATTATCAGCATCGAGGCCAACGTCGTCGGAGACGAAACCAATGGCACGGCAGGTGTCGCGGACTATCTTCTCATAGTCTACGTTGGCCTTGGTGGTGATCTCACCAAAGACCATGACCATGTTGGTCTTGGTGCAGGTCTCGCAAGCGACCTTGCTGTCGGAGTCCTGGGCAAGGCAGGCGTCGAGCACTGCATCGGAGATCTGGTCGCAGAGCTTGTCGGGGTGGCCTTCGTTCACTGACTCGGAGGTGAATAGGAAGGTCTCCATTTTCAGTGGGAGCTGCATAGAACAAATGGAAAAGATACCACCGTCAGCACACAACAATGGGGAGCTGCTCCTGTTTGGATAGGACTCTGCCTAGTTCTAGTCATTCAATAACAAACCTAGcccccaaaagaaaaaaagaatcaaaCAATCCGGAAAATCAGGTGGTATGGCAGACGCCATCTATCTTTTTTTCAATAGGATAAAGACCTCTGATCGGTGGTTTTCAACCATGTAGCCCATAACATGTGAAATATAGATAAACGATCCGGAAAATCAGGTGGTGGGGCAGACGTCATCTATCTTTTTTTCATTAGGATAAAGACCCTTATCCATCACCAATGGCGCATGTTAGCTAAAACCGGAAAAATCCCCTTGGCAAACCAAGCTAATTGAAAAATCCGGCAGAAAATCAGATCTGAATCCTCACAACAGAAATTCTCCAATGAAACATTTCTGAAAGCAGATCTAGAACAAGTGCTTCAAAATCTATTGCaatatatttaatttctaacAAAAACACAAACGGGAATAGATCTGAGAAGTAAAGGAAGCAGATCTAGAAAGTTAGATATCATCTTTTACAGAGAACTTCCAAATCAAATCAAGCAACAGATTAGTAAAATACCAAAACAAGTAGATCTTAGAGCTTCTAAAGCATTATACTTCAACTTTGAAATATTCGACCGAGTCTAGGAAAAGAAAAGCCTAGAAAAGCCAATTTTCAAATTTCCAAAGCATTAGCTTCCATTCAACAGATCTAGAGTTCGATTTCGTCAACACACCGAGTTTCTGATCTGCTATAAAATCGATAGAAAACACAGCTAATTCGAATCAAGACAAAAAAGATAATgacgaaaaaaaagaaaacagaaaatcaaCCAGATCTGTAATCACTTCGAAGCATTTCTCTCATCCTCCCAGAGATGAAACAGATCTCAACCCCATTTTAACCAAAGTCAATCCTACCAAGCTGAAACACTAACTTCAACTAGATCCGGCCATCTCCAGCAGAAAATCATTTCCAAATGGCCGGAAAAAGCAGAAAACCAGACCAGATCCAGCCAGCTAGAGCAGAAATAACGCTACCTGGTGAACAACAAACCAGATCTGACCATCTAAAGCAGAAAAACTCTACCAACTGGCCCGAAAAGAGGGGGAAATCCGACCTGTCTAGCCGGATTCAGCGGAAAAAACCCTATCAGTAAGCcggaaaaacaacaaaaaatccGACCAGCTAcagaagaaaaacagagagagagagagagagagagagagagagggacctgGAAGAGTAGAAAGGCTTGCTGCCGTGGATCTGGTATTGAAGCTTACAAGCTCCTCTCCTTTGGCGAAACTCTACGACTATCGCCTGTCATTCAATTCCTCTATTTATAGACGAACGACGGCCTTAATTGTACTCAGAACGGGAACTCATCATTCCCAGCTAAAAAATCCAGATCCGACGGCTGGCGTTTAATCCACCGACAGATATTAGCCGTTGGATTCCGCATATCCTGCGGCCAGGATTTCTCGGAGTCGATGGACGAGAGCGACGCAGACGCGACACCGAACAGCCGCGGAGTCGGGTCGGGGTTTGGGTCTAGAGTTTGCTGGCAGGAGCCGGTTATCCACCAACCCTCAGCCGGTAATCAGCTGGACTCGTTTCATTTGACCAGATGCGTAGGATGCACCACCGCGCGAGTAAAATCAAGGGCAATTTGGTAATCTTGGTTAATGTTTCGCCGATCTCACGGTGCCCTGGCACGTGTGCTATATGTCTCGTGTGactaaaatccaagccgtccttcAATGCAATCCAAACAGTTCACCCCACGAACAGCCCGCTGCGTccgtaagggcccgtttggccgggtagattggaagggattgaatgttactagggtggatggcatggatttctaggtaatgatggtgttgtcagtggtttgtcttgagatccatgagattgctctgtccctggattgctatatccagtccgTTTGGCACGCCTGAACAATCCCGGGATtaacacgtcccaagcaaatttgaacggattagggtggcttagatgggatttaaaggtaatgatggtattgtcagtggattgtcttaagatccgtgggattgggatcagatcaccgactctgtttagCACGtccagccaatcccgggatttaacttccaatcccttccaatcccttccaataccatccaatcccttctaatccgaccggccaaacgggccctatgTTATTTTCGTTTGGGTAGCTATCATAAATCAACGGTCTTGAGTAAATAGACCGAATTTCAGAGTGGACGCGTATCACGCGTCGGACTCTGCCAGAGGATCAATGGATTTCCCGAGGAAAATGTCACAGCTGGAGTGGCCGCGTAGGGTTAGTTTGACGAAGGGGAATGAATTTGGCCTTGTTCCCGGAATTGTTCTTACCCGCAGCAGCCATCTTGACCCGTAATCCTCTCCAAGCAGCCAGTACAACAgccgagctctgtggggcccgccatgTGCCATTCCATCAggtggaaacggattgactactcgttggctggtggtcggtgctacgtgggcgCCACAATGATGttcgtgtttcatccattccgtccatctatttttctagatcattttatttaagaccaaaaaatgaggtatataccaatctcaagtggaccacattgcaggaaacaatgttgaaagaACTTgactattaaaaatattttggggccataaaagttttggatcaagctgatatttgttttttcccttcatgggATCTgattgacctaatcaacagattggatgtcaaataaacagtacagtgggccttaggaggattttaatggtggatatccaatcactattgttttcctgtggtgtggtccaacttagATTAATATCCTctcctttttgggatcaagccccaaaatgatttgtaaaaatggatgaaacacatacatcatggtgggcccatagagcactgaccacaaGCCACTGTgctgatggcaggggagtagccaatccatttcggGTGGAAAACCTTATTTTCAGCTGTAAATGCACTAAGATAATAAAATGTTTTTATAGGCCATGTACATGACTTGAAAACCTTATTTTCAGCTGTAAATGCATTAGGATAATAAAATGTTTTTATAGGCCATGTACACGAGGAAAATGTAAAATGTCTCATGAAAGCCTAGTTGGCTAGCAAtgttaaatggtatggaattgtatgagGCGAAATTAACACCATCAGTACCCAATGATTGCATGTAGAGGTGGGTATCGAgttggaccggattgggtccaactcaactttatttgattttttcaataatttgacctgaactcgattcgatccgggaccgagtccaatagggctgactcgatccgatctgaatccttgctggcctgacctGAATCGAGTTCGATTCGACCAGGGAA
This DNA window, taken from Magnolia sinica isolate HGM2019 chromosome 14, MsV1, whole genome shotgun sequence, encodes the following:
- the LOC131226273 gene encoding S-adenosylmethionine synthase 5, which encodes METFLFTSESVNEGHPDKLCDQISDAVLDACLAQDSDSKVACETCTKTNMVMVFGEITTKANVDYEKIVRDTCRAIGFVSDDVGLDADNCKVLVNIEQQSPDIAQGVHGHLTKRPEEIGAGDQGHMFGYATDETPELMPLSHVLATKLGARLTEVRKNGTCAWLRPDGKTQVTVEYHNENGAMIPIRVHTILISTQHDETVTNDEIAADLKEHVIKPVVPEKYLDEKTIFHLNPSGRFVIGGPHGDAGLTGRKIIIDTYGGWGAHGGGAFSGKDPTKVDRSGAYIVRQAAKSIVASGLARRCIVQVSYAIGVPEPLSVFVDSYGTGKIPDKEILKIVKENFDFRPGMIAINLDLKRGSNGRFQKTAAYGHFGRDDADFTWEVVKPLKWDKATA